The Candidatus Poribacteria bacterium nucleotide sequence AAAAAATGAAAATGAACGACTTGATGAAACAAGCACAGCAAATGCAGAAGCGAATGCTTGAAATTCGAGAGGAACTCGCAAACCGCACCGTTGAAGCAACTGTCGGGGGAGGTATGGTAACCGCTGTTGTTAATGGACAGCAGGAAATCGTATCGCTCCGAATTACACCAGAGGTGGTCGACCCGGAAGATACAGAAATGCTTGAAGACCTCATCGTCGCGGCAGTCAATGAAGCATTGCAACAATCGCAAGAAATGATGTCGGCAGAAATGAGCAAATTGACCGGGGGTATTAAAATACCGGGGCTCCCGTAGTTTTTTACGATTGAATAGGGACCCATAATTAGAAAAATGCAAGAATACCCGAAACCGCTGGCGAAGCTCATAAC carries:
- a CDS encoding YbaB/EbfC family nucleoid-associated protein → MKMNDLMKQAQQMQKRMLEIREELANRTVEATVGGGMVTAVVNGQQEIVSLRITPEVVDPEDTEMLEDLIVAAVNEALQQSQEMMSAEMSKLTGGIKIPGLP